In a single window of the Orcinus orca chromosome 9, mOrcOrc1.1, whole genome shotgun sequence genome:
- the LOC117201362 gene encoding neuropeptide S receptor-like has product MVLTALFSPAFICCWSPYFLFDILDNFSLLPNTKERFYASVIIQNLLALNNAINPLIYCVFSSSICFPCGEQRSRDSRMTCQERTERHEMQILSKPEFM; this is encoded by the exons ATGGTGCTAACGGCTCTTTTCTCCCCAGCCTTCATCTGCTGTTGGAGTCCGTACTTCCTCTTCGATATCTTGGACAATTTCAGCCTCCTTCCAAACACTAAGGAGCGTTTCTATGCCTCTGTGATCATTCAGAACCTGCTGGCCTTGAATAACGCCATCAACCCCCTCATCTACTGTGTTTTCAGCAGCTCCATCTGCTTCCCCTGCGG GGAGCAAAGATCACGGGATTCCAGAATGACATGTCAGGAGAGAACTGAGAGGCATGAGATGCAGATTCTGTCCAAGCCAGAATTCATGTAG